AGATATGGCGAACGAGGCTATTGATATTCATGGTGTCAAAGTTTTGGCCGCAAAATTAGATGGCGTCGATGTCAAAGCGCTTCGTGATGCTATGGACCAATTGAAAAATAAGTTAGGAGATGCCGTTATCGTTCTCGCCAACGTTAGCGATGACAAAATCACCCTGATAGCCGGTGTCACCAAGGCGCAAACAGAAAAAGTACGAGCCGGCGATTTAGTCGCGCATGTTGCCAAACAAGTAGGCGGTAAAGGTGGCGGTCGCCCAGACATGGCACAAGGCGGTGGTAATCAACCCGAAAATCTCTCTCAAGCCCTTGATTCAGTAGCCCAATGGGTAACTGACAAGCTGGAAGCATAATTATGGCGCTTATTGTACAAAAATATGGCGGAACCTCTGTCGGCACTGTCGAACGTATTCAGGAAGTCGCAAAAAAAGTTATTCAATACCGGCAACAAGGTCACGACATTGTCGTGGTTGTTTCCGCGATGAGTGGCGAAACAAATCGCTTGCTCAACTTAGCCAAAGATATTAACCAAGATCCTCGTGGTCGCGAGTTGGATGTTTTGCTGTCAACCGGTGAACAAGTCACTATTGCCCTGCTCAGTATGGCACTTATGCAAGCGGGTATGACGGCACAATCTTACACGGGCCCTCAAATCAAAATTCTCACTGATGATGCCTTCAACAAAGCACGCATTATCAAAATTGATGAAACCAAAATTCGTTCGGATATAGAGGCAGGCAAAGTAGTGGTCGTCGCTGGTTTTCAAGGCTGCGATGAACAAGGCAATATCACGACGCTTGGCCGTGGTGGAAGCGACACAACTGCCGTCGCCTTGGCTGCGGCTTTGAAGGCCGACGAATGTCAGATTTACACCGATGTTGACGGGGTTTATACAACCGATCCTAGAGTTGTGCCTGAAGCACGGCGACTGGATCGAATTACCTTTGAAGAAATGCTGGAAATGGCAAGTTTGGGCGCCAAAGTATTACAAATAAGGTCTGTTGAATTTGCAAGTAAATACAATGTTCCGTTACGGGTACTCTCCTCCTTCACTGAAGGTGGCGGTACACTGATTACATCTGAGGAAACAAATATGGAACAAGCTTTAATCTCTGGTATCGCTTTTAATCGCGATGAGGCTAAGTTGACGATTGATGGGGTCCCGGATCAACCTGGCGTTGCTCACAAAATTCTGGGACCGATTGCCGCTCAGCATATTGAAGTGGATATGATTATTCAAAATACGGGGCATGATGCCACGACGGACTTTACTTTCACGGTGCACCGAAATGACTATCTCGCCGCACAGAAAATCCTGCAGAACATCGCCACTGAACTCAACGCACGAAAAGTCACCGGTGATGACCATATTGCAAAAATATCCGTAGTGGGTGTTGGCATGCGTTCACACGCTGGTATCGCTAGCAATATGTTTGAAGCACTTGCCAGAGAGAATATCAATATCAGTATGATTTCCACGTCAGAAATCAAAATTTCCGTCGTGGTTGACGAGAAATATCTTGAACTTGGCGTACGCGCCTTACACAAAGCCTTCAACCTTGAACAGGGTTACTAAACCATTGATATCAGGAACTTATTCCTGATTATATCAGTTAAAGCCTGATATAATAGTGCACAACTGTTTTCGGATAGATTACTTAATTCCGTTGTCAGATATTGTGCAGGAGACAAAGAGCTCCGCTTAAAAGTTAAACAGGATAAAAGTGTCCGGTTAAAATAAAGTACAGTCCGGTCAATAACAGAGTAAGGGGAATACCATGTTAATACTTACACGACGCGTTGGAGAATCACTGATCATCGGTGATGATGTTGTAGTCAACGTTTTGGGAGTCAAAGGTAACCAAGTTCGTATTGGTGTGGATGCACCAAAAGACGTTACTGTTCACCGTGAAGAAATTTATGATCGAATTCAGGCAGAAAAAGATCAATCTAATGTTGGATAATCTTCGGTTTTAACTAGCCAAATCTATCATAGCTGGTATAATAGCCGGCTTTGATGGAGAGCTGGCCGAGTGGCTGAAGGCGCGCCCCTGCTAAGGGCGTATAGGCTTATACCCTATCGAGGGTTCGAATCCCTCGCTCTCCGCCAAATTACTTGTTTTTATCATTGCTAACCAATGTAGAAAAAAAGTATAATTTACCGCTTTAGCGCATGTAGCTCAGCTGGATAGAGTACCTGGCTACGAACCAGGCGGTCGGAGGTTCGAATCCTTCCATGCGCGCCATAATCATAAAAGGCTTAGCTAATATTGCTAGGCCTTTTTTGTTTATTTCTAACGCCCTGAATGCTTACACAAACACAAACTGGCCCATAGATAGATTTGCATTATGGGTAGGTTCGCATTTGCCCTACCACCACACCTTGAATACGAACTCGTCTGGCACCCAGTGTGATCGCCTCAAAATCGGGGTTTGCTGGCATTAATGTCACAGTATCATCATCATTGATCAATAACGTTTTCAACGTTGCATCCGTATTATCGACAAGCGCCACCACAATATCTTTATGCTTGGCGGCGCGTGTGCTATCTATCACGACATAATCACCAGATCGAATACCTTCATTCATCATCGACATGCCAGATATTTTTAATACGTAGCGCCCTTTCCCAGCAAACATTTGCCCAACATTAATTTCTGTTTCATCTGGCACCGCCTCTATCAGGCGACCCGCGGCGATTTTACCCATCATCGGAAGCGCAAAGTCTTGCTCTGTAGTGAAAGACATCAATTCAAGGCCTCTGCTCTTATTGTTAAACCGCTTTAATTTTCCAGCCTCAACTAGTTGACTGATATAGGTATAAGTACTGCCTAGAGAGGAAATCCCGATTCCAGAAGCAATTTCTTCAATGGTTGGCGCTTCATGATGCTCGCGGATGTAATTTTCAATAAAAACGAGAGTATCTTTGGCTCGTTTAGTCAGCATTTTTATATTTTCCACAAAATTTATTCTAAATAGAAAATTTATAGAAAACCTCACCCACATTCAAGTAAAAATAGATTGAGCATAATTGAACCAGCGATAGCGCAGATGAAATGGAATTTGCTTGGGAAAATGAGATAGGAAGCGCGTAGAAAAGTAATGCTGTTTATTGAGATGATTAATACACCGATATAAAACCAATAAGTGACTTCCCCTACTTGAGGGGAAATCACTTAATTTCAGCTACCGTAATGTGAGTTTATCGCAGAAGTGAGGCAATCGCATCACTCACAGTTTCGCTATCCGGTTCAATTTTGCTGGGAAATGCAGCGCTGACACGACCTTGCGGTGTAATCAGGTACTTATTGAAATTCCAGCCAGGCTCACGCGTCTGTTTGTTAATTTCCTGAAAAATGGGGTTTGCACGATCGCCTGTTACGTAACTCGGTGCAATCATCGTAAATGTTACACCAAAGTTTTCGCGGCAAATCCGCTCGGCCTCTGCTTCGCTTTTCGCTTCTTGATTGAAATCATTGCTGGCAAAACCGACAACAACCAACCCTTTGTCCTGATACTTTTGATGGACGGCTTCCAAGCCTTCAAATTGCCGAGTAAATCCGCAATGGCTCGCCGTATTGACAATCATCAGCGGTTTTCCAGCCGCGATATCGCACAAATTAACCGTTTCATTCGAATGTAATCTTGGTAATTCGTAATCCAGAAACTCAGGACACACTTTGTCTGATTCAGCTGAAACAGACAGGCTCATCAAACTCATTACTAACGCTAAAATATATTGCATTGCTCTCTCTACTCCACCGTGTGAAACACAACCAAACGGTTGTTATTAAATTTGTGACCTAGATTTTGACAAAAAGTTGGGCTGTCTCACAGCTTTAATTTCTGAATTAGGCTCTTCAGGCTTCGCTGACTAGGCTCGCATTTCAAAAAACGTTGGCGGTCTTGTATCAAACTTGATTTTTAAAGTTATTAAAAATCAATCCGATAAAATTAGTAGTTAACAACATAATCGTGCAGACATGATTGAGATTCCACGTTTTTATCAGCAGACATTTACTTATCAAGCACCCAACACATCGGTACCTCCGGTGCATGCAATTGTCTCTCAAGCACCCAATATGATCATGCATGAGCGACGAAATCAAGAGCGGCGGCGACAAGCAAAAAAACCCGTTATTGAGCGGCGGGTCTCAGCGGATAGACGTGGCCCGTTATTTGATGCAGAAGCTTAGTAGAGCTTTTTTAATTTTCCATTTCTTTGCATACCAAGTCGGCCAACAGGCACCGCATGTCGCCGAATACCGATCGCGGGTGAAATATAAAAAATATCCCCATTCTGACCAACCAACTGCTGACGAATGCCAACCGATTTAGCAATACCGGCATTGGCACGCAGATGATGCATTTCGCCATGAACCGGAATCGCACAATCCGGTTGCACCCACTGATACATCATTTTTAATTCTTCTGTTGCTGGATGCCCAGAAGCATGAATAGGTAATGCACTATTATGCTCATCAATCACATCAACTTGCATTGCCTTTAGTCGTTCAATGAGTTCAGCAATTGCCTGCTCATTTCCGGGTATGACCTTTGAACTAAAAATAACAGTATCCCCAGCCTCAAGCTGCATATCTCGAAAACTGTGGTGACTCAATCTGTTTAATGCGGTTCGCGGTTCGCCTTGGCTACCCGTTGCGATTAACATCACCGTTTGTCGTGGTAAAAAACCCAAATGTGAAGAATCAACCAATGAACCAGCATTCTCCCAAAATCCACTCACCTTGGCCGCACTGTAATTATTACGAAGCGACCTCCCCATTAACCCCAAATGCCGCCCGGTTTCATCAGCTATCCTCGCTAGGGTCTTGAGTCTCGCAATATTGCTGCCAAAACAAGTGACAATGACGCGGCCGGTGGCATGTTGGACATGTTTTAATAGGCCTTCATACAACGCTGACTCGCTGATTGACCAGCCCGGCATATTGGCATTGGTAGAATCGCACACCATGGCATTGATTTGCGCTGCAGCCAAAGCTTTAAAGTCCGCCGCATCAAACGCTGCGCCAACAACCGGTGACTTATCCAGTTTCCAGTCAGCAGTGTGAAAAACCTTACCCACAGACGTTGAAATCAGCAGTGCAAATGGCTCTGGGATCGAATGTGTCAATCGCAGCCAGCTGACATTAAATACCCCGATTTGTTGACTTTCTGATGGGTCAACAACGATGACTGGAACCACCTCTGCTAACCCTGCCTCGCTTAGTTTGCGACGAAGTATTTCTGCCGTAAATGCCGTGGTGTAGACAGGACACTTTAATCTTGGCCACAAATACGCTACTGCGCCAATATGATCTTCATGGGCATGAGTAATAACCAACCCATCCAACTGTTGATAACGATCTGCAATAAATTGGGGGTCGGCCATTTGAATTTCTGCATGGCTCGCCACGTGAGCGTCATTTTCCGGGTTTTCGAAAGTGACCCCGCAATCCACCATCAACCAACGTCCATTGTGGCCATAAAGATTCAGGTTCATGCCGATCTCGCCACACCCTCCCAGCGGTAAAAACCAAAAATCTGTCCGCCCGGGATTCATCGCAAATACTCCTTAAAATGATATTTTCAGCCTCGCAGTATACCCTGCCAAACGTGCTTGCATTAAATTGCAGCAAGCGCTTGGTTATCCCCAGTAAAAGGTTATTAATAAGTGACAATAGGTGACACCGGTCAAGAATGTTATAATGCCCGGCTGTTTTAACCGGACTGCCTGAATTCACAGATTCATACGCTAATGGCCAGTTCACTCTGGAGAACAAAATGACAGAAAATGATCTGATTTCGGAAGGACTTAACTTGATGTTGCTGGGAATGGGTTTTGTCTTTGTCTTTCTCACCCTTTTGGTTGTGGCAACAGCACTGATGTCTCGCGTCATTACTTTTTATGAAAAACGGGTTGGTTTATTGCCCGAAGAAGGCATTCCGGCGCCCACGGCAGTATTAGGCAACCCGGTTAATAACACCACGACGAAAGATAAAGATGCCAATCTTATCAGCGTTTTATCTGCTGCCGTTCATCGTTTTCGGCAAAAAAACAAATAATTCCTCTTGTTCCTTCGAATTGCTTAAGGCCCTATTATGAGCGATACCAAAAATTCACTCGGCATTACTGATGTCGTCCTGCGTGATGCGCATCAATCTCTCTTTGCCACGCGACTTCGGCTCGACGACATGCTGCCTATTGCTGACAAACTCGACAATATTGGCTTCTGGTCAGTAGAAAGCTGGGGTGGTGCCACGTTTGATGCCTGCATTCGTTATTTAGGCGAAGACCCGTGGCATCGTATCCGCAGCTTGAAAGCAGCGATGCCTAAAACCCAACAACAAATGTTGCTTCGCGGACAGAACCTATTAGGTTATCGGCACTACGCTGATGATGTGGTTCGCAAATTCGTAGAACGCGCCGCTATCAATGGCGTTGACGTATTTCGTGTGTTTGACGCGATGAATGATCCGCGCAACTTGGAAGTCGCCCTGAAAGCCGTCAAAGAAACCGGCAAACATGCCCAAGGCACTATGGCTTACACCATCAGCCCGGTTCATGACTTGCAAATGTGGCTGGACATGGCCAAGCGTATTGAAGAAATGGGCGCTGATTCGCTCTGCATCAAAGATATGGCTGGTTTGCTTAAGCCTTATAAAGCTTATGAACTGGTTAAAAGCCTTAAGCAAACCGTCACTATTCCAATCCATATGCAGTCTCATGCAACCACAGGCTTATCAACCGCAACGATTATGAAATGCGTCGAAGCAGGCATTGATAATGTTGATAGTGCCATTTCATCAATGTCGATGACCTATGGCCACTCAGCAACTGAGTCGGTTGTCGCTATTTTTGAAGAGACTGAGCGAGATACAGGTCTAAATATTGAGCTGCTTGAAGAAGTCGCTACCTACTTCCGTGAAGTTCGCAAAAAATACGCGCAATTTGAAGGGTCTTTGCGTGGCGTCGACTCTCGTATTCTGGTCGCGCAGGTTCCGGGCGGTATGTTAACCAACATGGAAAACCAGCTTCGCGAACAAAATGCCTTGGATCGAATGGACGAAGTTCTGAAAGAAATCCCACGTGTCCGTGAAGACCTGGGGTTTATCCCGTTGGTCACGCCAACCTCCCAGATCGTTGGCACACAATCGGTCATCAATGTGCTGACCGGTGAACGCTATAAAACCATCACCGAAGAAACCCAGGCTTTACTTCGTGGTGAGTACGGTGCAGCGCCAGCGGCATTTAATCAGGAATTGCAACAACGGGTATTGGAAGGCAATCAGCCTGTTACCTGCCGCCCTGCAGATAATTTAGATCCAGAGCTTGATACCTTAACCAGCGAGCTTGATAGCCTTGCTGCAGAAGAAGGTTTCGAGTTGGCTGAAGGTGATCAGAAGATTGATGACGTATTAACCTATGCCCTGTTCCACCAAACGGCTTTGAAGTTCTTGAGAAATCGTCACAACCCAGATGCGTTTGAGCCGGTACCGACATTGGCCTCGGCTGCGGCGGCAACGGCACAAAAATCAGCAAATAGCCCTGAAACTTACACCATTAACGTGAATGGTCAACAGTATGTTGTTGAAGTCAACGAAGGTGGTGATATTGGTCAGGTAGCCAGTCAACCCGCTGCTGCAACGCCTGCGGCGACTTCTGGGAATGACCAGCCTGTCAAGGCGCCCTTATCGGGAAATATCTGGAAAGTCCTTGTCAATCAAGGTCAAGAAGTCAATGAAGGTGATGTTCTGTTAATCCTTGAAGCCATGAAAATGGAAACCCAGATTGTCGCAGAAAAAGCAGGTTCGGTTACCGGTGTCTATGTTAAACCGGGCGATACGGCAAAAGTCGGCGATGTATTAGTAACGATTGGATAAAGGCGCAGCATGGAAAAACTAGTCACACTTTGGAACGCAACCGGCATCCATCAGCTAGAAGCTGGTCAAGCCGTTATGATTTTAATCGGCATGCTGTTGCTTTATCTCGCTATCAAGAAAAACTTTGAACCCTTGTTGTTGGTTCCGATTGGTTTTGGTGGCGTATTGGCAAACATTCCGGGTGCCGGCCTGGCGGAAGCCGGCGGTATTTTGCATATTTTTTATACTGTTGGTATTGAAAGCGGTGCCTTTCCCTTAATCATTTTTATGGGTGTTGGCGCCATGACCGACTTCGGTCCGTTACTTGCCAATCCGAAAACC
The genomic region above belongs to Methylophaga frappieri and contains:
- the lexA gene encoding transcriptional repressor LexA — encoded protein: MLTKRAKDTLVFIENYIREHHEAPTIEEIASGIGISSLGSTYTYISQLVEAGKLKRFNNKSRGLELMSFTTEQDFALPMMGKIAAGRLIEAVPDETEINVGQMFAGKGRYVLKISGMSMMNEGIRSGDYVVIDSTRAAKHKDIVVALVDNTDATLKTLLINDDDTVTLMPANPDFEAITLGARRVRIQGVVVGQMRTYP
- a CDS encoding glutathione peroxidase, whose translation is MQYILALVMSLMSLSVSAESDKVCPEFLDYELPRLHSNETVNLCDIAAGKPLMIVNTASHCGFTRQFEGLEAVHQKYQDKGLVVVGFASNDFNQEAKSEAEAERICRENFGVTFTMIAPSYVTGDRANPIFQEINKQTREPGWNFNKYLITPQGRVSAAFPSKIEPDSETVSDAIASLLR
- the oadA gene encoding sodium-extruding oxaloacetate decarboxylase subunit alpha; translated protein: MSDTKNSLGITDVVLRDAHQSLFATRLRLDDMLPIADKLDNIGFWSVESWGGATFDACIRYLGEDPWHRIRSLKAAMPKTQQQMLLRGQNLLGYRHYADDVVRKFVERAAINGVDVFRVFDAMNDPRNLEVALKAVKETGKHAQGTMAYTISPVHDLQMWLDMAKRIEEMGADSLCIKDMAGLLKPYKAYELVKSLKQTVTIPIHMQSHATTGLSTATIMKCVEAGIDNVDSAISSMSMTYGHSATESVVAIFEETERDTGLNIELLEEVATYFREVRKKYAQFEGSLRGVDSRILVAQVPGGMLTNMENQLREQNALDRMDEVLKEIPRVREDLGFIPLVTPTSQIVGTQSVINVLTGERYKTITEETQALLRGEYGAAPAAFNQELQQRVLEGNQPVTCRPADNLDPELDTLTSELDSLAAEEGFELAEGDQKIDDVLTYALFHQTALKFLRNRHNPDAFEPVPTLASAAAATAQKSANSPETYTINVNGQQYVVEVNEGGDIGQVASQPAAATPAATSGNDQPVKAPLSGNIWKVLVNQGQEVNEGDVLLILEAMKMETQIVAEKAGSVTGVYVKPGDTAKVGDVLVTIG
- the csrA gene encoding carbon storage regulator CsrA produces the protein MLILTRRVGESLIIGDDVVVNVLGVKGNQVRIGVDAPKDVTVHREEIYDRIQAEKDQSNVG
- a CDS encoding ribonuclease J, whose product is MNLNLYGHNGRWLMVDCGVTFENPENDAHVASHAEIQMADPQFIADRYQQLDGLVITHAHEDHIGAVAYLWPRLKCPVYTTAFTAEILRRKLSEAGLAEVVPVIVVDPSESQQIGVFNVSWLRLTHSIPEPFALLISTSVGKVFHTADWKLDKSPVVGAAFDAADFKALAAAQINAMVCDSTNANMPGWSISESALYEGLLKHVQHATGRVIVTCFGSNIARLKTLARIADETGRHLGLMGRSLRNNYSAAKVSGFWENAGSLVDSSHLGFLPRQTVMLIATGSQGEPRTALNRLSHHSFRDMQLEAGDTVIFSSKVIPGNEQAIAELIERLKAMQVDVIDEHNSALPIHASGHPATEELKMMYQWVQPDCAIPVHGEMHHLRANAGIAKSVGIRQQLVGQNGDIFYISPAIGIRRHAVPVGRLGMQRNGKLKKLY
- a CDS encoding aspartate kinase, whose amino-acid sequence is MALIVQKYGGTSVGTVERIQEVAKKVIQYRQQGHDIVVVVSAMSGETNRLLNLAKDINQDPRGRELDVLLSTGEQVTIALLSMALMQAGMTAQSYTGPQIKILTDDAFNKARIIKIDETKIRSDIEAGKVVVVAGFQGCDEQGNITTLGRGGSDTTAVALAAALKADECQIYTDVDGVYTTDPRVVPEARRLDRITFEEMLEMASLGAKVLQIRSVEFASKYNVPLRVLSSFTEGGGTLITSEETNMEQALISGIAFNRDEAKLTIDGVPDQPGVAHKILGPIAAQHIEVDMIIQNTGHDATTDFTFTVHRNDYLAAQKILQNIATELNARKVTGDDHIAKISVVGVGMRSHAGIASNMFEALARENINISMISTSEIKISVVVDEKYLELGVRALHKAFNLEQGY
- a CDS encoding OadG family protein, yielding MTENDLISEGLNLMLLGMGFVFVFLTLLVVATALMSRVITFYEKRVGLLPEEGIPAPTAVLGNPVNNTTTKDKDANLISVLSAAVHRFRQKNK